CCTGACAACAATCAACCGTGCCAATGCTGACCATCCGCTGGAAGTCTACCGTTTTCTGCGGGATGAAGCAAAAACGAGCTGGATACAGTTCATTCCTATAGTGGAGCGCATCAACAGTGATGGAAGTACACTATGCCAGAAAGGAGACAGAGTGACGGATCGTTCCGTAAGACCTGAACAGCTTGGAAACTTCCTTACCAGCATATTTGACGAGTGGGTCAACAACGATGTAGGAAAGATATTTGTCCAGACATTCGAGGCCGCAGCACGAAGCTGGATGGGGCTGCCTTCTTCAGGTATGTGCGTCTTCGATGAGACATGCGGAATGGGAGTTGCCCTGGAACACAACGGTGATCTCTACTCATGCGACCATTTCGTTGAGCCGGACTACCTGCTGGGCAACATCACAAATACCGAACTTTCCAGGTTAGTGGCATCTGAGAAGCAATACAGCTTCGGAAGGAATAAAAATAAGTTACTTCCCAAAAAATGCCGGGAATGTGATGTATACTTTGCCTGCCATGGCGGATGTCCGAAGAACCGCTTCCTGAAAATTCCTGACAGCGAGCGGAAACTGAACTACCTCTGTGATGGCTGGAAAGCTTTTTTTCATCATATCGACCGACCCATGCAAACAATGGTCTCATTGATGCAACGTGGATATCCGGCTTCGGAGGTCATGCGTATCCTGTCCAGAGAGAAGATTGTTCAGAAGAAGGGATTCCATAAGGTCGGACGCAACGAGCCCTGTCCGTGTGGCAGCGGGCTCAAGTTCAAACGCTGCCATGGTCGCAAGGGTAGCAGCCCGAATGTAAAAATTTCAAAAGAAGCAATAGAATTCAGAGAGGCGGAGCCAGAAACATATCGACAGTGAACAATTAATCACGGGGATTTGACAATGGGAGAAAAGAAACAAAACATACTGGTCATCTGGGGAGATGACATAGGTATCAGCAATCTCAGTTGCTACAGCGACGGATTAATGGGGTACAGAACACCGAACATAGATCGCATAGCCGATGAGGGCATGAGATTCACGGACTCCTACGGGGAGCAGAGCTG
The window above is part of the Methanolobus zinderi genome. Proteins encoded here:
- a CDS encoding anaerobic sulfatase maturase → MTNNHLPPRIHVLAKPTGAVCNLACKYCFFLSKETLYPGSDFRMSEEVLESYIRQLIEAHRSPQVTVAWQGGEPALMGIDFYRYAIELQEKYRRPGMKFENTMQTNGTLLNDEWCRFFRKNNFLIGISIDGPREMHDAYRVNRAAQGTFDSAMQGLRLLQKYGVEYNILTTINRANADHPLEVYRFLRDEAKTSWIQFIPIVERINSDGSTLCQKGDRVTDRSVRPEQLGNFLTSIFDEWVNNDVGKIFVQTFEAAARSWMGLPSSGMCVFDETCGMGVALEHNGDLYSCDHFVEPDYLLGNITNTELSRLVASEKQYSFGRNKNKLLPKKCRECDVYFACHGGCPKNRFLKIPDSERKLNYLCDGWKAFFHHIDRPMQTMVSLMQRGYPASEVMRILSREKIVQKKGFHKVGRNEPCPCGSGLKFKRCHGRKGSSPNVKISKEAIEFREAEPETYRQ